In Spirosoma aureum, a single genomic region encodes these proteins:
- a CDS encoding TonB-dependent receptor, whose amino-acid sequence MKKYLLSSALLLFLSCFLIGKTLAQTTQASISGIISEKQNAALPGATVQVRNESTGFTTGTVTNAKGEYSFKELPLGGPYTILATFVGYGQQKRTGYALNQGDAVRVNLAMQEDNQTLEVVQVVASGLKNKTENLGAATAISAKSIAALPVNGRNFTNLMDLSPLSRGGNISGQLGSSTNYTIDGMNAKNPTSAGSTTSRSGAPYSISIEAVREFKVVTNQYDVTYGRSGGGTVSAVTKAGTNKLSGSAFNYTRADWLASPYDIRGNNRVNKFATNQYGFSLGGPIIKDKLHFFVVWDHQQDSRPLIIADVQSPADESRFNITKATLDKFVDIARSKYGVANTPQYGTFDKKRGSDAAFARIDWQINDRNLLTVRNNFTSDRNKLGLQDNTAINIYESYGNDYNMDNSLLASLRTSISPRLTNELKVQHLYTYQKSSPGDQLPAANIPRAIVENVTSTIDGSTKSTNIQMGGHRFAQEGFTNNVLQLVDNLYYNTDKVQYTFGLDLMYTHAKSLYGSEVNGRFHYTVDAAAGLTALDKFEKLQPYRYYREVPLVDDPTVVGNILNAGIYGQMSTKLALGLEMTAGLRVDYAHYPTSPLNQLVYDELKLRTDNRIKSFVVQPRLQLTWDVNEQHTDFVRFGAGVFASDINNYVLINNLTFDGKHLATVDVRAPNIPTPDFLAYRQNYSSIPSLAAFQLPTINMNGPDARVPVLYKANLSYSRYLTDKLKVGIAGFATLGRHNYMYVDRNMATDPYFRLANEDNRGVYVPLSSMPANGAGDWLQGRVSQKLGRVLELNSQGKVNQFAVVVDATYQYLKDGEISASYTWNDTKDNTSFNGNVANTATLSLPVKDDPRNLSQITYSDNQFRHKVVVYGTFPSFYGITVGVRYSGIGGTRYSLLSGANSNADFVAGNNDLAFIFDKNNESVPTNIKTGLQALMDNPNASQSIKDYINQYSGKIAQRNGGINSFYGIFDVRASKRFRLYKTHSFDLSVDIFNFTNLLKKAWGVNQSLGSQALYALGIPATATTPAVAGFDSVNKQFVYRVNTAGVPTPSGDPFQLQIGLRYSF is encoded by the coding sequence ATGAAAAAATACCTACTTTCCAGTGCTTTACTCCTATTTTTGAGTTGTTTCCTCATCGGCAAAACACTAGCACAAACCACCCAGGCATCTATTTCGGGCATTATCTCCGAAAAGCAGAACGCTGCTCTTCCGGGAGCTACCGTTCAGGTTCGGAACGAATCAACCGGTTTTACGACGGGAACAGTAACCAATGCTAAGGGTGAATACTCCTTTAAAGAGCTTCCTTTGGGAGGGCCCTATACCATACTCGCTACGTTTGTGGGCTACGGTCAACAAAAGCGAACCGGCTATGCACTTAACCAGGGAGATGCCGTTCGGGTAAACCTGGCTATGCAGGAAGACAATCAAACGCTTGAGGTGGTACAGGTTGTGGCTTCTGGTCTGAAAAACAAAACGGAGAACCTGGGAGCGGCCACGGCAATTTCAGCCAAGTCAATTGCCGCACTTCCGGTCAATGGCCGTAATTTCACGAACTTGATGGATCTCTCCCCTTTAAGTAGAGGGGGAAATATTTCGGGTCAGCTCGGTTCGTCTACCAATTATACGATCGATGGTATGAACGCCAAAAACCCAACTTCGGCGGGTTCAACGACCAGCCGAAGCGGGGCTCCTTATTCGATTTCGATTGAAGCGGTTCGTGAGTTTAAAGTCGTAACGAACCAGTATGATGTTACCTATGGCCGTAGTGGGGGTGGAACGGTGAGTGCGGTAACCAAGGCAGGTACCAACAAACTAAGTGGTAGCGCCTTTAATTACACGCGTGCCGACTGGTTAGCGAGTCCTTATGACATCCGTGGTAATAATCGGGTCAATAAATTTGCGACAAATCAGTACGGATTTTCGCTGGGCGGCCCGATCATCAAAGACAAATTGCACTTTTTCGTTGTATGGGATCACCAGCAGGATTCACGACCGCTGATAATCGCGGATGTACAATCGCCAGCCGACGAAAGCCGGTTTAACATTACGAAAGCCACTCTTGATAAATTCGTTGATATAGCCCGCAGTAAATACGGGGTTGCCAACACTCCCCAGTATGGCACGTTCGACAAGAAACGGGGTTCTGATGCCGCATTTGCCCGTATCGACTGGCAGATCAATGACCGCAATCTGTTAACGGTTCGGAATAACTTCACCAGCGATCGCAATAAGCTGGGCTTGCAGGACAATACGGCGATTAACATTTATGAGTCGTACGGAAATGATTACAACATGGACAATAGCCTGCTGGCCAGTTTGCGTACATCCATCAGTCCCCGGCTCACCAATGAGTTAAAGGTTCAACACCTGTATACCTATCAGAAAAGCAGCCCTGGCGACCAGTTACCGGCGGCCAATATTCCAAGAGCCATCGTAGAAAACGTTACGTCGACCATTGACGGCTCCACGAAATCGACCAATATCCAGATGGGTGGACACCGGTTCGCTCAGGAGGGTTTTACAAATAATGTGTTACAACTGGTCGATAATCTGTACTACAATACCGATAAGGTTCAGTACACATTTGGCCTCGACCTGATGTATACTCACGCCAAATCGCTTTATGGTAGCGAAGTAAACGGGCGTTTCCATTATACAGTCGATGCTGCGGCTGGCCTGACGGCACTGGATAAATTTGAAAAGCTGCAACCGTATCGCTATTACCGAGAAGTGCCGCTGGTCGACGACCCGACCGTAGTTGGCAATATTCTGAACGCGGGAATTTACGGTCAAATGAGTACCAAACTAGCGCTGGGCCTGGAAATGACCGCTGGCTTGCGCGTCGACTACGCCCATTACCCAACCTCTCCACTGAATCAGCTGGTTTATGATGAACTTAAACTACGCACCGATAACCGAATCAAGTCATTTGTGGTACAGCCCCGTTTGCAACTAACCTGGGATGTGAATGAACAGCATACCGACTTTGTTCGCTTTGGTGCCGGTGTTTTTGCGTCAGACATCAACAACTATGTATTGATTAATAACCTGACGTTTGACGGGAAGCATCTGGCCACGGTCGATGTGCGGGCCCCGAATATTCCAACACCTGATTTTCTGGCCTACCGCCAGAATTACAGCAGCATCCCCAGTCTGGCAGCTTTTCAGTTGCCAACCATCAATATGAATGGTCCAGATGCACGAGTGCCGGTTCTCTACAAGGCAAACCTATCCTATAGCCGTTACTTAACCGATAAGCTGAAGGTTGGCATTGCTGGTTTTGCAACGCTGGGTCGACATAACTACATGTACGTCGATCGGAATATGGCAACTGACCCCTATTTTCGATTAGCCAACGAAGATAATCGCGGGGTGTATGTACCACTCAGTAGCATGCCTGCCAACGGCGCTGGTGACTGGTTACAGGGGCGCGTCAGTCAGAAATTAGGCCGCGTACTGGAGTTGAACAGCCAGGGCAAGGTCAATCAGTTTGCCGTTGTTGTCGATGCTACCTACCAGTATCTTAAGGATGGCGAAATTTCGGCAAGCTATACCTGGAATGACACTAAAGACAATACCTCATTTAACGGAAACGTAGCCAACACGGCTACCCTGTCGTTGCCGGTGAAGGATGATCCGCGGAATCTAAGCCAGATTACGTATTCCGACAACCAATTCCGCCATAAAGTAGTCGTTTATGGAACGTTTCCTTCGTTCTATGGTATCACGGTTGGCGTTCGTTATTCGGGTATTGGTGGAACCCGATACTCACTACTGTCAGGAGCAAACAGCAATGCCGACTTCGTTGCCGGAAACAACGACCTTGCCTTTATCTTCGATAAAAATAACGAGAGCGTTCCGACGAACATAAAGACCGGATTACAGGCTCTTATGGACAATCCGAATGCAAGTCAGAGCATAAAAGATTATATCAATCAGTATTCCGGAAAAATAGCGCAACGAAATGGTGGCATCAATAGCTTCTACGGCATATTTGACGTAAGAGCTAGTAAACGGTTCCGATTATACAAAACCCACAGCTTCGATTTGTCGGTCGATATCTTCAATTTCACCAACCTGCTCAAGAAAGCCTGGGGTGTAAACCAGTCGTTGGGAAGCCAGGCCCTCTATGCCTTAGGTATCCCGGCAACCGCTACGACACCTGCCGTTGCCGGATTTGACAGCGTCAACAAACAGTTTGTCTATCGAGTCAACACCGCGGGTGTTCCTACGCCATCGGGTGATCCATTCCAACTCCAGATTGGCTTACGCTACAGCTTCTAA
- a CDS encoding glycerophosphodiester phosphodiesterase family protein produces MAKTARSKAIGLFCLLLCSHILVAQGNFDRQGHRGCRGLMPENTIPAMKKALDLGVQTLELDAVISKDKQVVVSHDTYMSSHIALRPDGTPVTAAEEKTINLYQLTYAEIKKFDVGSKPHPEFTQQQKLAVYKPLLSVLIDSVDAYAKAKGLPLPMFNIEIKSMPATDGVHHPAPQEFVDLVLSVCKSRNLGKRLTIQSFDVRPLQLIHKQYPAVNLSYLTANTKSLADNMAALGFTPYAYSPYYKTVTSETVKACHEQKMVIIPWTVNTKAEIESLAKLGVDGIISDYPNLF; encoded by the coding sequence ATGGCAAAAACAGCGAGGAGTAAAGCGATTGGACTGTTCTGCCTCCTCCTGTGCTCCCACATTCTGGTAGCTCAGGGTAACTTCGATCGGCAGGGCCATCGGGGGTGCCGGGGGCTGATGCCGGAGAACACAATTCCAGCGATGAAAAAAGCGCTTGATCTGGGCGTTCAGACGCTGGAACTGGATGCTGTAATCTCAAAAGACAAGCAGGTCGTGGTATCGCACGACACCTACATGTCTTCGCACATTGCGTTAAGACCAGATGGAACGCCGGTTACCGCTGCCGAAGAAAAGACGATTAATTTATACCAGCTAACCTATGCTGAGATAAAGAAATTCGATGTAGGCAGTAAACCACATCCTGAATTTACTCAGCAACAGAAGCTGGCGGTTTATAAACCGCTGCTTTCCGTATTGATCGATTCTGTCGATGCGTATGCGAAAGCAAAGGGATTGCCCCTGCCCATGTTCAACATCGAGATTAAATCAATGCCGGCCACCGATGGTGTGCACCATCCTGCCCCGCAGGAGTTTGTCGATCTTGTTCTCAGCGTCTGCAAAAGCAGGAATCTGGGCAAACGGTTAACCATACAGTCTTTTGACGTTCGACCCTTGCAGTTGATTCACAAGCAATATCCAGCGGTTAACCTGTCTTATCTGACGGCAAACACAAAATCACTGGCAGATAATATGGCTGCATTAGGCTTCACTCCGTATGCTTATAGCCCATATTATAAAACGGTAACGAGTGAAACCGTCAAAGCCTGCCATGAGCAGAAAATGGTGATTATTCCCTGGACGGTAAATACAAAAGCCGAGATCGAGAGCCTTGCCAAGCTTGGCGTAGATGGTATTATCTCCGATTATCCGAATCTGTTCTAA
- the eboE gene encoding metabolite traffic protein EboE — protein MKTPLGHLGYCTNIHPGETWTDHFAALQQAIPELKKRLSPDAPFGIGLRLSNIASEELEIPENLVAFQHWLASNDCYVFTMNGFPFGGFHDTVVKDQVHAPDWTTEARVEYTKRLFRILSVLLPVDELGNAIQGGVSTSPLSYRHWFEWEQPAARDYIFSQTTQNVLEVVAELIQLRKQTDRLMHLDLEPEPDGVIETADEFITWFTDYLLPMGIEQLTGQFGLTDEEAEARICEHVRLCYDVCHFAVGYERPADVLDKLKEYGLRVGKIQISAALKAEFPEAPEGREAVRKAFEEFNEPTYLHQVVARSGFGHASSGALLRFRDLPDALAALNDDHAEWRAHFHVPLFVNNYGVLQSTQDDILEVLKLQAERRFTNQLEVETYTWGVLPDELKKELVDSIEREIQWVIENTK, from the coding sequence ATGAAAACACCGCTTGGCCACCTCGGCTACTGCACAAACATCCATCCGGGTGAAACGTGGACCGACCATTTTGCCGCTCTACAGCAGGCGATTCCAGAACTGAAAAAACGATTATCGCCCGATGCACCCTTTGGTATTGGTCTGCGCCTATCCAACATAGCCAGTGAAGAGTTGGAGATTCCTGAAAATCTGGTGGCGTTTCAACACTGGCTGGCCAGTAATGATTGCTACGTATTTACGATGAATGGGTTTCCGTTCGGCGGCTTTCATGATACGGTCGTTAAAGATCAGGTCCATGCGCCCGACTGGACCACCGAAGCGCGGGTTGAGTATACCAAACGACTATTCCGGATTCTGTCGGTACTATTGCCCGTCGATGAACTGGGTAATGCCATTCAGGGTGGCGTTTCGACATCGCCCCTGTCGTATCGGCATTGGTTTGAATGGGAGCAACCAGCCGCCCGTGATTATATTTTCTCACAAACGACCCAGAATGTACTTGAAGTTGTCGCCGAATTAATTCAACTACGAAAGCAAACGGATCGGTTAATGCATCTTGATCTGGAACCTGAACCCGATGGCGTTATTGAAACCGCTGACGAGTTTATTACCTGGTTCACCGATTATTTGCTGCCAATGGGTATTGAGCAACTGACGGGGCAGTTTGGCCTGACCGATGAAGAAGCCGAAGCCCGTATTTGCGAACACGTGCGTCTGTGCTATGACGTTTGCCACTTTGCCGTTGGCTACGAACGTCCGGCCGATGTGCTGGATAAATTAAAAGAATATGGCCTGCGTGTTGGTAAAATCCAGATCAGTGCAGCGTTAAAAGCTGAATTCCCCGAAGCACCTGAAGGCCGCGAGGCTGTACGAAAGGCATTCGAGGAGTTCAACGAACCAACCTATCTGCATCAGGTGGTTGCCCGAAGCGGATTCGGACATGCCAGTTCGGGAGCGTTACTACGATTCCGGGATTTGCCGGATGCTCTGGCAGCCCTCAACGATGATCATGCCGAGTGGCGGGCGCACTTTCATGTACCACTTTTTGTCAATAATTATGGCGTGCTCCAATCGACCCAGGACGATATTCTGGAAGTATTGAAACTACAGGCGGAACGGCGATTTACGAATCAGCTTGAGGTCGAAACGTATACATGGGGCGTATTGCCCGATGAGCTGAAAAAAGAACTGGTTGACTCGATCGAGCGAGAAATTCAGTGGGTTATTGAGAATACTAAATGA
- a CDS encoding 3-dehydroquinate synthase: MSHLQQSFTVRFAYNVFFTEKLFSITNPLLADFLTQQSNETRKKILFVIDSGVTATHPNLLSDIKTYFKQYADVVEPVTDLLVIPGGEVAKNDPALVEQIVDAVDRYGIDRHSYVVAIGGGSVLDMVGYAAAIAHRGIRHIRIPTTVLSQNDSGVGVKNSVNYRGKKNFLGTFVPPIAVFNDSQFLTTLDDRDWRAGISEAIKVALIKDARFFDWIEANAEALAAREMAPMDYLIHRCAEMHLQHIAGGDPFEMGSSRPLDFGHWSAHKLEQLTNFELRHGEAVAIGIALDSLYSQQLGWLTDADTARILKTLRTLGFSLYQPMLDADNSAGVLKGLAEFREHLGGRLTIMLLQGIGKGVEVHEIDAEMVRQSIAILKEQEQHVQLV, translated from the coding sequence ATGAGCCATTTGCAGCAGTCCTTCACGGTTCGATTCGCGTACAACGTTTTCTTTACCGAAAAACTTTTCAGCATAACCAATCCATTACTTGCCGATTTTCTTACTCAACAGTCTAACGAAACGCGAAAAAAGATTCTGTTCGTGATTGATTCGGGTGTTACGGCTACACATCCTAACCTGTTATCCGACATTAAAACGTATTTTAAACAGTATGCCGATGTTGTTGAACCTGTAACAGATCTGCTCGTTATTCCGGGTGGTGAAGTAGCGAAAAACGACCCCGCTCTGGTTGAACAGATCGTCGATGCTGTCGATCGTTACGGTATTGACCGGCATTCGTACGTGGTGGCTATTGGTGGCGGATCTGTTCTCGATATGGTAGGCTATGCCGCGGCAATAGCGCACCGGGGTATTCGTCATATTCGCATTCCGACAACGGTTCTGTCGCAGAATGATTCAGGAGTGGGTGTGAAAAACAGCGTCAATTATCGGGGTAAAAAAAATTTCCTCGGCACGTTTGTACCACCCATAGCCGTTTTCAATGATAGTCAATTTCTGACAACTCTCGACGATCGCGACTGGCGTGCGGGTATCTCCGAAGCCATTAAAGTAGCCCTCATTAAAGACGCTAGGTTTTTTGACTGGATTGAAGCCAACGCCGAAGCCCTTGCCGCACGGGAAATGGCACCGATGGACTATTTAATCCATCGGTGTGCTGAAATGCACCTCCAACACATTGCCGGGGGCGATCCGTTCGAGATGGGCTCATCGCGGCCGCTGGACTTTGGTCACTGGAGCGCGCACAAACTGGAGCAACTGACTAATTTTGAGTTGCGACATGGCGAAGCTGTAGCCATTGGTATTGCGCTCGATAGCCTTTACTCGCAGCAGCTCGGCTGGCTCACCGACGCGGACACCGCCCGAATTCTGAAAACGTTGCGGACACTGGGCTTTTCGCTCTATCAGCCAATGCTCGACGCCGACAACAGTGCCGGTGTCCTGAAAGGACTTGCCGAATTCCGGGAGCATCTTGGCGGACGGCTTACCATTATGTTATTGCAGGGAATCGGAAAAGGCGTTGAAGTCCACGAGATTGACGCCGAAATGGTTCGTCAGTCCATCGCTATCCTGAAAGAGCAGGAGCAACACGTTCAACTCGTATGA
- a CDS encoding glycosyltransferase family 2 protein produces the protein MIPDFSVVIPTYQQPALLLKCLDALGKQRLSRDQYEIIVVDDGNSPETAAAVALFTKQIAKSGGPLEVRYLGQPQSRGPAAARNRGWRAARGRVVAFTDEDCLPSSEWLSSALTGFQRGAQVMTGQLRLTLPDTTTQYNPRTPYLEMSEFISANCFCRKSALERVGGFEEAFDFAWREDNDLQFKFIQLGIPISKCPEAVVVHPMRETPWYASLTNERKNRYDALLYKRHPELFRQRIETDRSLILEYYASVLGMTVGVIGALSGSVITSTVGFGVWGILSAGMIWRDLPDNVTGANLKQTILTTLATPFLSVYWRLYGAVKYKVMYW, from the coding sequence GCTTTCCCGCGATCAGTATGAGATCATTGTAGTCGACGATGGAAACTCGCCCGAAACGGCAGCTGCTGTCGCTCTTTTTACGAAGCAGATCGCCAAGTCGGGTGGGCCACTGGAGGTTCGTTATTTGGGCCAACCTCAGTCGCGGGGGCCTGCAGCAGCGCGAAATCGGGGATGGCGAGCCGCACGAGGGCGCGTTGTTGCGTTTACGGATGAGGATTGTCTTCCTAGTTCTGAATGGCTTTCTTCAGCACTGACAGGTTTTCAGCGTGGGGCACAGGTCATGACGGGGCAGCTACGATTGACGTTGCCTGATACGACCACACAGTACAATCCCAGAACGCCGTATCTGGAAATGAGTGAGTTTATTTCAGCCAACTGTTTTTGCCGGAAATCGGCGCTTGAGCGCGTGGGGGGCTTTGAAGAAGCATTTGATTTTGCCTGGCGTGAAGACAATGACCTCCAGTTTAAGTTTATTCAGTTGGGCATACCGATCAGCAAATGTCCGGAAGCGGTTGTTGTTCACCCCATGCGCGAAACGCCCTGGTATGCCTCGTTAACGAATGAGCGGAAGAATCGGTACGATGCACTGTTATACAAGCGACACCCGGAGTTGTTCCGGCAACGTATTGAAACTGACCGGAGTCTGATACTTGAGTATTATGCGTCTGTATTGGGGATGACCGTTGGCGTTATTGGCGCTTTATCGGGTAGTGTGATTACGTCAACCGTTGGCTTTGGCGTTTGGGGTATATTATCGGCCGGTATGATCTGGCGCGATTTGCCCGATAACGTAACTGGGGCTAATCTGAAACAAACGATATTGACAACACTGGCAACGCCATTCCTATCGGTCTATTGGCGGCTATATGGAGCTGTAAAATATAAAGTCATGTACTGGTGA